A genomic window from Pecten maximus chromosome 4, xPecMax1.1, whole genome shotgun sequence includes:
- the LOC117325196 gene encoding uncharacterized protein LOC117325196 isoform X37 produces MSGASLSLWMGDLEPYMDDYFITSAFEQMGATIKSMKLIKNKVTGLPAGYCFIDFHDAEKAHDAMLKLNGKIIPNSNPPKRFKLNTSSHGKEHLAVPEFSLFIGDLSMDVDDYVLYYAFAKKYRSCRSAKVVLENSGRSKGYGFVRFSEETDQQRALIEMQHMTGIGSKPIRVSLATPKRPMPQDMSGGVHYSNYYGHNYPYSATYYNYYNSHTYYNNQDYTTRQVCIPGLQHARYVYTSPTLQQPGLYNTPGMYTRTIQHTRYVYQTTTRQVCIPGLYNTPGMYTRTIQHTRYVYQDYTTHQVCIPGLYNTPGMYTQVLHYNNQEYTTHQVCIHKSYTTTTRTIQHTRYVYQDYTTHQVCIPGLYNTPGMYTRTIQHTRYVYQDYTTRQVCIPGLYTTPGMYTRTIQHTRYVHTSPTLQQPGLQHTRYVYQTTTRQVCIPDYNTPGMYTRTIQHTRYVYQTTTRQVCIPGLYNTPGMYTRLQHARYVYQDYTTRQSGHHEHNTEEDVDALEEPELEVDIFRYNKDYMEQSEEIFEAIELSRWTPLDSIASKVTNHMI; encoded by the exons ATGTCAGGGGCATCTTTATCTCTGTGGATGGGAGAT TTGGAGCCATATATGGATGACTATTTCATAACTTCTGCATTTGAACAGATGGGAGCAACAATCAAGTCaatgaaattgattaaaaataagGTCACAGG TCTCCCAGCTGGCTACTGTTTCATTGACTTCCATGATGCAGAGAAGGCTCATGATGCAATGCTGAAGCTGAATGGAAAAATAATTCCCAACAGTAATCCT CCCAAGAGGTTCAAGCTGAACACATCTAGTCATGGGAAGGAACACTTAGCAGT ACCAGAATTTTCTCTTTTCATTGGTGACCTCTCCATGGATGTTGATGACTATGTGTTATATTATGCTTTTGCGAAGAAATACAGATCTTGTAGATCTGCAAAAG TTGTACTAGAAAACAGTGGACGCAGTAAAGGTTATGGATTTGTTCGCTTCTCAGAAGAAACAGACCAGCAGAGAGCTCTGATAGAAATGCAGCATATGACTGGCATTGGGTCAAAGCCTATCCGTGTGAGCCTGGCAACACCAAAACG GCCGATGCCTCAAGATATGTCAGGAGGTGTCCATTATAGTAACTACTATGGCCACAACTATCCCTACAGTGCTACgtactacaactactacaactcACATACTTACTACAACAACCAGGACTATACAACACGCCAG gtatgtataccaGGACTACAACACGCCAGGTATGTATACACAAGTCCTACACTACAACAACCAGGGCTATACAACACaccaggtatgtataccagGACTATACAACACaccaggtatgtataccagACTACAACACGCCAGGTATGTATACCAGGACTATACAACACGCCAG gtatgtataccagGACTATACAACACaccaggtatgtataccagGACTATACAACACaccaggtatgtataccagGACTATACAACACGCCAGGTATGTATACACAAGTCTTACACTACAACAACCAGGAATATACAACacaccaggtatgtatacacAAGTCCTACACTACAACAACCAG GACTATACAACACaccaggtatgtataccagGACTATACAACacaccag GTATGTATACCAGGACTATACAACACGCCAGGTATGTATACCAGGACTATACAACACaccaggtatgtataccagGACTATACAACACGCCAGGTATGTATACCAGGACTATACACCACGCCAGGTATGTATACCAGGACTATACAACACACCAGGTATGTACACACAAGTCCTACACTACAACAACCAGGACTACAACACaccaggtatgtataccagACTACAACACGCCAGGTATGTATACCAGACTACAACACGCCAGGTATGTATACCAGGACTATACAACACaccaggtatgtataccagACTACAACACGCCAGGTATGTATACCAGGACTATACAACACaccaggtatgtataccagACTACAACACGCCAGGTATGTATACCAGGACTATACAACACGCCAG AGTGGACATCATGAACATAACACTGAGGAGGACGTAGATGCTTTAGAAG AACCAGAATTAGAAGTTGACATTTTCAGATACAACAAGGACTACATGGAACAGAGTGAG GAAATCTTTGAGGCAATAGAATTATCTCGATGGACACCATTGGACAGCATTGCATCCAAAGTCACCAATCACATGATCTGA
- the LOC117325196 gene encoding uncharacterized protein LOC117325196 isoform X5 — MSGASLSLWMGDLEPYMDDYFITSAFEQMGATIKSMKLIKNKVTGLPAGYCFIDFHDAEKAHDAMLKLNGKIIPNSNPPKRFKLNTSSHGKEHLAVPEFSLFIGDLSMDVDDYVLYYAFAKKYRSCRSAKVVLENSGRSKGYGFVRFSEETDQQRALIEMQHMTGIGSKPIRVSLATPKRPMPQDMSGGVHYSNYYGHNYPYSATYYNYYNSHTYYNNQDYTTRQVCIPGLQHARYVYTSPTLQQPGLYNTPGMYTRTIQHTRYVYQTTTRQVCIPGLYNTPGMYTQVLHYNHQDYTTHQVCIPGLYNTPGMYTQVLHYNNQEYTTHQVCIHKSYTTTTRSTTHQVCIHKSYTTTTRNIQHTRYVYQDYTAHQVCIPGLYNTPGMYTQVLHYNNQEYTTHQVCIPGLYNTPGMYTRTIQHTRYVYQDYTTRQVCIHKSYTTTTRSTTRQVCIPGLYNTPGMYTRTIQHTRYVYQDYTTRQVCIPGLYTTPGMYTRTIQHTRYVHTSPTLQQPGLQHTRYVYQTTTRQVCIPDYNTPGMYTRTIQHTRYVYQTTTRQVCIPGLYNTPGMYTRLQHARYVYQDYTTRQSGHHEHNTEEDVDALEEPELEVDIFRYNKDYMEQSEEIFEAIELSRWTPLDSIASKVTNHMI, encoded by the exons ATGTCAGGGGCATCTTTATCTCTGTGGATGGGAGAT TTGGAGCCATATATGGATGACTATTTCATAACTTCTGCATTTGAACAGATGGGAGCAACAATCAAGTCaatgaaattgattaaaaataagGTCACAGG TCTCCCAGCTGGCTACTGTTTCATTGACTTCCATGATGCAGAGAAGGCTCATGATGCAATGCTGAAGCTGAATGGAAAAATAATTCCCAACAGTAATCCT CCCAAGAGGTTCAAGCTGAACACATCTAGTCATGGGAAGGAACACTTAGCAGT ACCAGAATTTTCTCTTTTCATTGGTGACCTCTCCATGGATGTTGATGACTATGTGTTATATTATGCTTTTGCGAAGAAATACAGATCTTGTAGATCTGCAAAAG TTGTACTAGAAAACAGTGGACGCAGTAAAGGTTATGGATTTGTTCGCTTCTCAGAAGAAACAGACCAGCAGAGAGCTCTGATAGAAATGCAGCATATGACTGGCATTGGGTCAAAGCCTATCCGTGTGAGCCTGGCAACACCAAAACG GCCGATGCCTCAAGATATGTCAGGAGGTGTCCATTATAGTAACTACTATGGCCACAACTATCCCTACAGTGCTACgtactacaactactacaactcACATACTTACTACAACAACCAGGACTATACAACACGCCAG gtatgtataccaGGACTACAACACGCCAGGTATGTATACACAAGTCCTACACTACAACAACCAGGGCTATACAACACaccaggtatgtataccagGACTATACAACACaccaggtatgtataccagACTACAACACGCCAGGTATGTATACCAGGACTATACAACACGCCAGGTATGTATACACAAGTCCTACACTACAACCACCAGGACTATACAACACaccag gtatgtataccagGACTATACAACACGCCAGGTATGTATACACAAGTCTTACACTACAACAACCAGGAATATACAACacaccaggtatgtatacacAAGTCCTACACTACAACAACCAGGTCTACAACacaccaggtatgtatacacAAGTCCTACACTACAACAACCAGGAATATACAACACaccaggtatgtataccagGACTATACAGCACaccaggtatgtataccagGACTATACAACacaccaggtatgtatacacAAGTCCTACACTACAACAACCAGGAATATACAACACaccaggtatgtataccagGACTATACAACACaccaggtatgtataccagGACTATACAACacaccag GTATGTATACCAGGACTATACAACACGCCAGGTATGTATACACAAGTCCTACACTACAACAACTAGGTCTACAACACGCCAGGTATGTATACCAGGACTATACAACACGCCAGGTATGTATACCAGGACTATACAACACaccaggtatgtataccagGACTATACAACACGCCAGGTATGTATACCAGGACTATACACCACGCCAGGTATGTATACCAGGACTATACAACACACCAGGTATGTACACACAAGTCCTACACTACAACAACCAGGACTACAACACaccaggtatgtataccagACTACAACACGCCAGGTATGTATACCAGACTACAACACGCCAGGTATGTATACCAGGACTATACAACACaccaggtatgtataccagACTACAACACGCCAGGTATGTATACCAGGACTATACAACACaccaggtatgtataccagACTACAACACGCCAGGTATGTATACCAGGACTATACAACACGCCAG AGTGGACATCATGAACATAACACTGAGGAGGACGTAGATGCTTTAGAAG AACCAGAATTAGAAGTTGACATTTTCAGATACAACAAGGACTACATGGAACAGAGTGAG GAAATCTTTGAGGCAATAGAATTATCTCGATGGACACCATTGGACAGCATTGCATCCAAAGTCACCAATCACATGATCTGA
- the LOC117325196 gene encoding uncharacterized protein LOC117325196 isoform X30 — translation MSGASLSLWMGDLEPYMDDYFITSAFEQMGATIKSMKLIKNKVTGLPAGYCFIDFHDAEKAHDAMLKLNGKIIPNSNPPKRFKLNTSSHGKEHLAVPEFSLFIGDLSMDVDDYVLYYAFAKKYRSCRSAKVVLENSGRSKGYGFVRFSEETDQQRALIEMQHMTGIGSKPIRVSLATPKRPMPQDMSGGVHYSNYYGHNYPYSATYYNYYNSHTYYNNQDYTTRQVCIPGLQHARYVYQDYTTHQVCIPDYNTPGMYTRTIQHARYVYQDYTTHQVCIPGLYNTPGMYTQVLHYNNQVYNTPGMYTQVLHYNNQEYTTHQVCIPGLYSTPGMYTRTIQHTRYVYTSPTLQQPGIYNTPGMYTRTIQHTRYVYQDYTTHQVCIPGLYNTPGMYTRTIQHTRYVYQDYTTRQVCIPGLYTTPGMYTRTIQHTRYVHTSPTLQQPGLQHTRYVYQTTTRQVCIPDYNTPGMYTRTIQHTRYVYQTTTRQVCIPGLYNTPGMYTRLQHARYVYQDYTTRQSGHHEHNTEEDVDALEEPELEVDIFRYNKDYMEQSEEIFEAIELSRWTPLDSIASKVTNHMI, via the exons ATGTCAGGGGCATCTTTATCTCTGTGGATGGGAGAT TTGGAGCCATATATGGATGACTATTTCATAACTTCTGCATTTGAACAGATGGGAGCAACAATCAAGTCaatgaaattgattaaaaataagGTCACAGG TCTCCCAGCTGGCTACTGTTTCATTGACTTCCATGATGCAGAGAAGGCTCATGATGCAATGCTGAAGCTGAATGGAAAAATAATTCCCAACAGTAATCCT CCCAAGAGGTTCAAGCTGAACACATCTAGTCATGGGAAGGAACACTTAGCAGT ACCAGAATTTTCTCTTTTCATTGGTGACCTCTCCATGGATGTTGATGACTATGTGTTATATTATGCTTTTGCGAAGAAATACAGATCTTGTAGATCTGCAAAAG TTGTACTAGAAAACAGTGGACGCAGTAAAGGTTATGGATTTGTTCGCTTCTCAGAAGAAACAGACCAGCAGAGAGCTCTGATAGAAATGCAGCATATGACTGGCATTGGGTCAAAGCCTATCCGTGTGAGCCTGGCAACACCAAAACG GCCGATGCCTCAAGATATGTCAGGAGGTGTCCATTATAGTAACTACTATGGCCACAACTATCCCTACAGTGCTACgtactacaactactacaactcACATACTTACTACAACAACCAGGACTATACAACACGCCAGGTATGTATACCAGGACTACAACACGCCAg gtatgtataccagGACTATACAACACaccaggtatgtataccagACTACAACACGCCAGGTATGTATACCAGGACTATACAACACGCCAG gtatgtataccagGACTATACAACACaccaggtatgtataccagGACTATACAACACaccag gtatgtatacacAAGTCCTACACTACAACAACCAGGTCTACAACacaccaggtatgtatacacAAGTCCTACACTACAACAACCAGGAATATACAACACaccaggtatgtataccagGACTATACAGCACaccaggtatgtataccagGACTATACAACacaccaggtatgtatacacAAGTCCTACACTACAACAACCAGGAATATACAACACaccaggtatgtataccagGACTATACAACACaccaggtatgtataccagGACTATACAACacaccag GTATGTATACCAGGACTATACAACACGCCAGGTATGTATACCAGGACTATACAACACaccaggtatgtataccagGACTATACAACACGCCAGGTATGTATACCAGGACTATACACCACGCCAGGTATGTATACCAGGACTATACAACACACCAGGTATGTACACACAAGTCCTACACTACAACAACCAGGACTACAACACaccaggtatgtataccagACTACAACACGCCAGGTATGTATACCAGACTACAACACGCCAGGTATGTATACCAGGACTATACAACACaccaggtatgtataccagACTACAACACGCCAGGTATGTATACCAGGACTATACAACACaccaggtatgtataccagACTACAACACGCCAGGTATGTATACCAGGACTATACAACACGCCAG AGTGGACATCATGAACATAACACTGAGGAGGACGTAGATGCTTTAGAAG AACCAGAATTAGAAGTTGACATTTTCAGATACAACAAGGACTACATGGAACAGAGTGAG GAAATCTTTGAGGCAATAGAATTATCTCGATGGACACCATTGGACAGCATTGCATCCAAAGTCACCAATCACATGATCTGA
- the LOC117325196 gene encoding uncharacterized protein LOC117325196 isoform X27 codes for MSGASLSLWMGDLEPYMDDYFITSAFEQMGATIKSMKLIKNKVTGLPAGYCFIDFHDAEKAHDAMLKLNGKIIPNSNPPKRFKLNTSSHGKEHLAVPEFSLFIGDLSMDVDDYVLYYAFAKKYRSCRSAKVVLENSGRSKGYGFVRFSEETDQQRALIEMQHMTGIGSKPIRVSLATPKRPMPQDMSGGVHYSNYYGHNYPYSATYYNYYNSHTYYNNQDYTTRQVCIPGLQHARYVYQDYTTHQVCIPDYNTPGMYTRTIQHARYVYTSPTLQPPGLYNTPGMYTRTIQHARYVYTSLTLQQPGIYNTPGMYTQVLHYNNQVYNTPGMYTQVLHYNNQEYTTHQVCIPGLYSTPGMYTRTIQHTRYVYTSPTLQQPGIYNTPGMYTRTIQHTRYVYQDYTTHQVCIPGLYNTPGMYTRTIQHTRYVYQDYTTRQVCIPGLYTTPGMYTRTIQHTRYVHTSPTLQQPGLQHTRYVYQTTTRQVCIPDYNTPGMYTRTIQHTRYVYQTTTRQVCIPGLYNTPGMYTRLQHARYVYQDYTTRQSGHHEHNTEEDVDALEEPELEVDIFRYNKDYMEQSEEIFEAIELSRWTPLDSIASKVTNHMI; via the exons ATGTCAGGGGCATCTTTATCTCTGTGGATGGGAGAT TTGGAGCCATATATGGATGACTATTTCATAACTTCTGCATTTGAACAGATGGGAGCAACAATCAAGTCaatgaaattgattaaaaataagGTCACAGG TCTCCCAGCTGGCTACTGTTTCATTGACTTCCATGATGCAGAGAAGGCTCATGATGCAATGCTGAAGCTGAATGGAAAAATAATTCCCAACAGTAATCCT CCCAAGAGGTTCAAGCTGAACACATCTAGTCATGGGAAGGAACACTTAGCAGT ACCAGAATTTTCTCTTTTCATTGGTGACCTCTCCATGGATGTTGATGACTATGTGTTATATTATGCTTTTGCGAAGAAATACAGATCTTGTAGATCTGCAAAAG TTGTACTAGAAAACAGTGGACGCAGTAAAGGTTATGGATTTGTTCGCTTCTCAGAAGAAACAGACCAGCAGAGAGCTCTGATAGAAATGCAGCATATGACTGGCATTGGGTCAAAGCCTATCCGTGTGAGCCTGGCAACACCAAAACG GCCGATGCCTCAAGATATGTCAGGAGGTGTCCATTATAGTAACTACTATGGCCACAACTATCCCTACAGTGCTACgtactacaactactacaactcACATACTTACTACAACAACCAGGACTATACAACACGCCAGGTATGTATACCAGGACTACAACACGCCAg gtatgtataccagGACTATACAACACaccaggtatgtataccagACTACAACACGCCAGGTATGTATACCAGGACTATACAACACGCCAGGTATGTATACACAAGTCCTACACTACAACCACCAGGACTATACAACACaccag gtatgtataccagGACTATACAACACGCCAGGTATGTATACACAAGTCTTACACTACAACAACCAGGAATATACAACacaccaggtatgtatacacAAGTCCTACACTACAACAACCAGGTCTACAACacaccaggtatgtatacacAAGTCCTACACTACAACAACCAGGAATATACAACACaccaggtatgtataccagGACTATACAGCACaccaggtatgtataccagGACTATACAACacaccaggtatgtatacacAAGTCCTACACTACAACAACCAGGAATATACAACACaccaggtatgtataccagGACTATACAACACaccaggtatgtataccagGACTATACAACacaccag GTATGTATACCAGGACTATACAACACGCCAGGTATGTATACCAGGACTATACAACACaccaggtatgtataccagGACTATACAACACGCCAGGTATGTATACCAGGACTATACACCACGCCAGGTATGTATACCAGGACTATACAACACACCAGGTATGTACACACAAGTCCTACACTACAACAACCAGGACTACAACACaccaggtatgtataccagACTACAACACGCCAGGTATGTATACCAGACTACAACACGCCAGGTATGTATACCAGGACTATACAACACaccaggtatgtataccagACTACAACACGCCAGGTATGTATACCAGGACTATACAACACaccaggtatgtataccagACTACAACACGCCAGGTATGTATACCAGGACTATACAACACGCCAG AGTGGACATCATGAACATAACACTGAGGAGGACGTAGATGCTTTAGAAG AACCAGAATTAGAAGTTGACATTTTCAGATACAACAAGGACTACATGGAACAGAGTGAG GAAATCTTTGAGGCAATAGAATTATCTCGATGGACACCATTGGACAGCATTGCATCCAAAGTCACCAATCACATGATCTGA
- the LOC117325196 gene encoding uncharacterized protein LOC117325196 isoform X36, whose translation MSGASLSLWMGDLEPYMDDYFITSAFEQMGATIKSMKLIKNKVTGLPAGYCFIDFHDAEKAHDAMLKLNGKIIPNSNPPKRFKLNTSSHGKEHLAVPEFSLFIGDLSMDVDDYVLYYAFAKKYRSCRSAKVVLENSGRSKGYGFVRFSEETDQQRALIEMQHMTGIGSKPIRVSLATPKRPMPQDMSGGVHYSNYYGHNYPYSATYYNYYNSHTYYNNQDYTTRQVCIPGLQHARYVYTSPTLQQPGLYNTPGMYTRTIQHTRYVYQTTTRQVCIHKSYTTTTRTIQHTRYVYQDYTTHQVCIPGLYNTPGMYTRTIQHARYVYTSLTLQQPGIYNTPGMYTQVLHYNNQDYTTHQVCIPGLYNTPGMYTRTIQHARYVYTSPTLQQLGLQHARYVYQDYTTRQVCIPGLYNTPGMYTRTIQHARYVYQDYTPRQVCIPGLYNTPGMYTQVLHYNNQDYNTPGMYTRTIQHTRYVYQTTTRQVCIPGLYNTPGMYTRLQHARYVYQDYTTRQSGHHEHNTEEDVDALEEPELEVDIFRYNKDYMEQSEEIFEAIELSRWTPLDSIASKVTNHMI comes from the exons ATGTCAGGGGCATCTTTATCTCTGTGGATGGGAGAT TTGGAGCCATATATGGATGACTATTTCATAACTTCTGCATTTGAACAGATGGGAGCAACAATCAAGTCaatgaaattgattaaaaataagGTCACAGG TCTCCCAGCTGGCTACTGTTTCATTGACTTCCATGATGCAGAGAAGGCTCATGATGCAATGCTGAAGCTGAATGGAAAAATAATTCCCAACAGTAATCCT CCCAAGAGGTTCAAGCTGAACACATCTAGTCATGGGAAGGAACACTTAGCAGT ACCAGAATTTTCTCTTTTCATTGGTGACCTCTCCATGGATGTTGATGACTATGTGTTATATTATGCTTTTGCGAAGAAATACAGATCTTGTAGATCTGCAAAAG TTGTACTAGAAAACAGTGGACGCAGTAAAGGTTATGGATTTGTTCGCTTCTCAGAAGAAACAGACCAGCAGAGAGCTCTGATAGAAATGCAGCATATGACTGGCATTGGGTCAAAGCCTATCCGTGTGAGCCTGGCAACACCAAAACG GCCGATGCCTCAAGATATGTCAGGAGGTGTCCATTATAGTAACTACTATGGCCACAACTATCCCTACAGTGCTACgtactacaactactacaactcACATACTTACTACAACAACCAGGACTATACAACACGCCAG gtatgtataccaGGACTACAACACGCCAGGTATGTATACACAAGTCCTACACTACAACAACCAGGGCTATACAACACaccaggtatgtataccagGACTATACAACACaccaggtatgtataccagACTACAACACGCCAG GTATGTATACACAAGTCCTACACTACAACCACCAGGACTATACAACACaccaggtatgtataccagGACTATACAACACaccaggtatgtataccagGACTATACAACACaccaggtatgtataccagGACTATACAACACGCCAGGTATGTATACACAAGTCTTACACTACAACAACCAGGAATATACAACacaccaggtatgtatacacAAGTCCTACACTACAACAACCAG GACTATACAACACaccaggtatgtataccagGACTATACAACacaccag GTATGTATACCAGGACTATACAACACGCCAGGTATGTATACACAAGTCCTACACTACAACAACTAGGTCTACAACACGCCAGGTATGTATACCAGGACTATACAACACGCCAGGTATGTATACCAGGACTATACAACACaccaggtatgtataccagGACTATACAACACGCCAGGTATGTATACCAGGACTATACACCACGCCAGGTATGTATACCAGGACTATACAACACACCAGGTATGTACACACAAGTCCTACACTACAACAACCAGGACTACAACACaccag GTATGTATACCAGGACTATACAACACaccaggtatgtataccagACTACAACACGCCAGGTATGTATACCAGGACTATACAACACaccaggtatgtataccagACTACAACACGCCAGGTATGTATACCAGGACTATACAACACGCCAG AGTGGACATCATGAACATAACACTGAGGAGGACGTAGATGCTTTAGAAG AACCAGAATTAGAAGTTGACATTTTCAGATACAACAAGGACTACATGGAACAGAGTGAG GAAATCTTTGAGGCAATAGAATTATCTCGATGGACACCATTGGACAGCATTGCATCCAAAGTCACCAATCACATGATCTGA
- the LOC117325196 gene encoding uncharacterized protein LOC117325196 isoform X35, producing the protein MSGASLSLWMGDLEPYMDDYFITSAFEQMGATIKSMKLIKNKVTGLPAGYCFIDFHDAEKAHDAMLKLNGKIIPNSNPPKRFKLNTSSHGKEHLAVPEFSLFIGDLSMDVDDYVLYYAFAKKYRSCRSAKVVLENSGRSKGYGFVRFSEETDQQRALIEMQHMTGIGSKPIRVSLATPKRPMPQDMSGGVHYSNYYGHNYPYSATYYNYYNSHTYYNNQDYTTRQVCIPGLQHARYVYTSPTLQQPGLYNTPGMYTRTIQHTRYVYQTTTRQVCIPGLYNTPGMYTQVLHYNNQVYNTPGMYTQVLHYNNQEYTTHQVCIPGLYSTPGMYTRTIQHTRYVYTSPTLQQPGIYNTPGMYTRTIQHTRYVYQDYTTHQVCIPGLYNTPGMYTRTIQHTRYVYQDYTTRQVCIPGLYTTPGMYTRTIQHTRYVHTSPTLQQPGLQHTRYVYQTTTRQVCIPDYNTPGMYTRTIQHTRYVYQTTTRQVCIPGLYNTPGMYTRLQHARYVYQDYTTRQSGHHEHNTEEDVDALEEPELEVDIFRYNKDYMEQSEEIFEAIELSRWTPLDSIASKVTNHMI; encoded by the exons ATGTCAGGGGCATCTTTATCTCTGTGGATGGGAGAT TTGGAGCCATATATGGATGACTATTTCATAACTTCTGCATTTGAACAGATGGGAGCAACAATCAAGTCaatgaaattgattaaaaataagGTCACAGG TCTCCCAGCTGGCTACTGTTTCATTGACTTCCATGATGCAGAGAAGGCTCATGATGCAATGCTGAAGCTGAATGGAAAAATAATTCCCAACAGTAATCCT CCCAAGAGGTTCAAGCTGAACACATCTAGTCATGGGAAGGAACACTTAGCAGT ACCAGAATTTTCTCTTTTCATTGGTGACCTCTCCATGGATGTTGATGACTATGTGTTATATTATGCTTTTGCGAAGAAATACAGATCTTGTAGATCTGCAAAAG TTGTACTAGAAAACAGTGGACGCAGTAAAGGTTATGGATTTGTTCGCTTCTCAGAAGAAACAGACCAGCAGAGAGCTCTGATAGAAATGCAGCATATGACTGGCATTGGGTCAAAGCCTATCCGTGTGAGCCTGGCAACACCAAAACG GCCGATGCCTCAAGATATGTCAGGAGGTGTCCATTATAGTAACTACTATGGCCACAACTATCCCTACAGTGCTACgtactacaactactacaactcACATACTTACTACAACAACCAGGACTATACAACACGCCAG gtatgtataccaGGACTACAACACGCCAGGTATGTATACACAAGTCCTACACTACAACAACCAGGGCTATACAACACaccaggtatgtataccagGACTATACAACACaccaggtatgtataccagACTACAACACGCCAG gtatgtataccagGACTATACAACACaccag gtatgtatacacAAGTCCTACACTACAACAACCAGGTCTACAACacaccaggtatgtatacacAAGTCCTACACTACAACAACCAGGAATATACAACACaccaggtatgtataccagGACTATACAGCACaccaggtatgtataccagGACTATACAACacaccaggtatgtatacacAAGTCCTACACTACAACAACCAGGAATATACAACACaccaggtatgtataccagGACTATACAACACaccaggtatgtataccagGACTATACAACacaccag GTATGTATACCAGGACTATACAACACGCCAGGTATGTATACCAGGACTATACAACACaccaggtatgtataccagGACTATACAACACGCCAGGTATGTATACCAGGACTATACACCACGCCAGGTATGTATACCAGGACTATACAACACACCAGGTATGTACACACAAGTCCTACACTACAACAACCAGGACTACAACACaccaggtatgtataccagACTACAACACGCCAGGTATGTATACCAGACTACAACACGCCAGGTATGTATACCAGGACTATACAACACaccaggtatgtataccagACTACAACACGCCAGGTATGTATACCAGGACTATACAACACaccaggtatgtataccagACTACAACACGCCAGGTATGTATACCAGGACTATACAACACGCCAG AGTGGACATCATGAACATAACACTGAGGAGGACGTAGATGCTTTAGAAG AACCAGAATTAGAAGTTGACATTTTCAGATACAACAAGGACTACATGGAACAGAGTGAG GAAATCTTTGAGGCAATAGAATTATCTCGATGGACACCATTGGACAGCATTGCATCCAAAGTCACCAATCACATGATCTGA